From Coffea arabica cultivar ET-39 chromosome 9c, Coffea Arabica ET-39 HiFi, whole genome shotgun sequence, one genomic window encodes:
- the LOC113708958 gene encoding uncharacterized protein isoform X4, protein MTTPPPYIQVSSFIWSFYAFIYNLPMDADLFDDILTDNAVKTARAGGNFQPKAKPCGPPRPIKKNSGPSSLPSSEPVRTNDVSESTADECHEKEKPAASVDDRSFGVVNCTSQHLDSSGNGNPIASLGPVMDIFVPDSNEDWHSCFEKTMGENSDIFIGLESLGDFLPDSATVLDNSIPSSEARNVHISDSENTEGGLADPLIPNISSQSEFSTAQDPLAGTDRIVVTSGGCSDDRNLDTEEMETYQVDSLDMSELTTSSGRRKFQPKSKMQAHRQGSGSSIPDLDMVDPVLCQQDLESVPSEVDVVDCRSVPASPTDDILDVSSAGPNQTAPAQLTSEVLLDAEPSNLMGASYQEDGILVDHSEAVLELPGKLASRRAKSGKDESEDEDLEDRDLPAESLSNSVLNEDDNTDEEFQLEDDSQTKKSQKKCKKPTFDKEKPARKRKKDTEASEQAVKAAPKKFSHSTRRRRVDKALLETPEDEIDFQKVPLRDLILLAEYRERMAKKEATTTPGPLSNQSNGNCSARDNEDGAAGTSEQYGEDEAFASEQGREANDEQESPQVEENSGYFNYQTYMDKTPIARWSKQDTELFYEAVRQFGTDLSMIQQLFPGRTRRQIKLKYKKEERQHPLMLREALSTRSKDHSHFELVIERLKQMAAEEKQNSSTADSVNLMGEEEAEEETLETNEMDEEAKSEQIDGGVLGNMEPDISETQSPEKSYDSEEELLRWSQYKSEI, encoded by the exons ATGACCACGCCCCCTCCATATATTCAAGTTAGCTCTTTTATTTGGAGCTTTTATGCCTTTATTTACAAT CTCCCAATGGATGCAGACCTTTTTGATGATATATTAACGGACAATGCTGTCAAGACtg CTAGGGCTGGTGGCAACTTTCAACCTAAGGCCAAGCCATGTGGCCCCCCAcgtccaataaaaaaaaattcaggtcCATCTTcgttaccttcctctgagccaGTTCGGACTAATGATGTTTCTGAGAGCACAGCTGATGAATGTcacgaaaaggaaaaaccagCTGCTTCAG TTGATGATAGGAGCTTTGGAGTTGTAAATTGTACATCACAACACCTTGACAGTAGTGGGAATGGCAACCCAATTGCTTCTTTGGGTCCTGTTATGGACATTTTCGTGCCTGATAGCAATGAAGATTGGCATTCTTGCTTTGAAAAAACCATGGGAGAG AATTCCGACATATTCATTGGTTTGGAATCACTTGGTGATTTTCTTCCTGATTCTGCAACTGTTTTGG ATAATTCTATTCCTTCTTCTGAGGCACGAAATGTTCATATTTCTGACAGTGAGAATACAGAAGGAGGACTAGCCGATCCCCTCATTCCCAATATTTCATcacaaagtgaattttcaacAGCTCAAGATCCTTTAGCTGGCACTGATCGTATTGTTGTTACTAGCGGCGGTTGTTCAGATGATAGAAACTTGGACACAGAG GAAATGGAGACTTATCAAGTGGACTCTCTAGATATGTCTGAGCTAACAACTAGCTCTG GTCGGCGAAAATTCCAACCAAAATCAAAGATGCAGGCTCATAGACAGGGAAGTGGATCTAGTATTCCCGATCTGGATATGGTTGACCCTGTTCTCTGTCAGCAAGATTTGGAGTCTGTTCCCTCTGAAGTTGATGTTGTGGATTGCAGATCAGTTCCTGCATCACCAACAGATGATATTCTTGATGTCTCATCTGCAGGACCAAATCAGACTGCTCCAGCACAATTAACATCTGAAGTTCTGTTAGATGCAGAACCGAGCAATCTTATGGGGGCTTCCTATCAAGAAGATGGCATTCTTGTAGATCACTCGGAGGCTGTTCTTGAATTGCCTGGAAAACTG GCTTCTCGTAGGGCAAAGAGTGGAAAAG ACGAAtctgaggatgaggatcttgaGGATAGGGATCTGCCAGCTGAGTCTCTTAGTAATTCTGTTCTAAACGAGGATGACAACACTGATGAGGAATTTCAATTGGAAGATGATTCACAAACCAAAAAGTCGCagaaaaaatgcaagaaacctACTTTTGATAAGGAAAAACCAGCAAGAAAGCGAAAGAAGGATACTGAAGCATCAGAGCAGGCAGTCAAAGCAGCACCTAAGAAGTTCTCTCACTCTACTAGGAGGAGAAGAG TTGACAAGGCTTTATTGGAAACTCCAGAAGATGAAATTGACTTCCAGAAGGTGCCTCTTAGGGATCTTATATTGCTTGCAGAGTACAGGGAGCGGATGGCG AAAAAGGAGGCAACAACAACACCAGGACCACTTTCAAATCAGAG CAATGGTAATTGTTCTGCACGTGACAATGAGGATGGGGCAGCTGGTACTTCTGAACAGTATGGTGAAGATGAGGCCTTTGCTTCAGAACAAGGCAGAGAAGCTAATGATGAACAAGAAAGTCCTCAGGTCGAAGAAAATTCTGGCTACTTCAACTATCAGACTTACATGGACAAAACTCCAATAGCAAGATGGTCAAAGCAGGACACAGAATTATTCTATGAG GCTGTGCGACAGTTTGGAACAGACCTTTCGATGATCCAACAACTTTTTCCTGGTAGGACACGTAGGCAGATAAAGTTGAAATACAAGAAAGAAGAGCGACAGCATCCTTTGATGCTTCGTGAAGCTCTTAGTACACGTTCTAAAG ATCATTCCCATTTTGAACTAGTGATAGAGCGTCTGAAGCAAATGGCAGCCGAGGAAAAGCAAAACTCCAGTACAGCTGATTCAGTTAATTTGATGGGAGAGGAGGAAGCAGAAGAGGAGACACTTGAAACAAATGAAATG GATGAAGAAGCAAAGTCTGAACAAATTGATGGAGGAGTGCTTGGCAATATGGAGCCGGATATTTCAGAAACTCAGAGTCCTGAGAAGTCTTATGATAGCGAAGAAGAATTGCTACGTTGGAGTCAATATAAGAGCGAAATTTAA
- the LOC113708958 gene encoding uncharacterized protein isoform X1, translating to MTTPPPYIQVSSFIWSFYAFIYNLPMDADLFDDILTDNAVKTARAGGNFQPKAKPCGPPRPIKKNSGPSSLPSSEPVRTNDVSESTADECHEKEKPAASVDDRSFGVVNCTSQHLDSSGNGNPIASLGPVMDIFVPDSNEDWHSCFEKTMGENSDIFIGLESLGDFLPDSATVLDNSIPSSEARNVHISDSENTEGGLADPLIPNISSQSEFSTAQDPLAGTDRIVVTSGGCSDDRNLDTEEMETYQVDSLDMSELTTSSGRRKFQPKSKMQAHRQGSGSSIPDLDMVDPVLCQQDLESVPSEVDVVDCRSVPASPTDDILDVSSAGPNQTAPAQLTSEVLLDAEPSNLMGASYQEDGILVDHSEAVLELPGKLASRRAKSGKGKTHIALDHSPKKQLASKSSETNVGGRSLRRRTKRKNAHNLVDESEDEDLEDRDLPAESLSNSVLNEDDNTDEEFQLEDDSQTKKSQKKCKKPTFDKEKPARKRKKDTEASEQAVKAAPKKFSHSTRRRRVDKALLETPEDEIDFQKVPLRDLILLAEYRERMAKKEATTTPGPLSNQSNGNCSARDNEDGAAGTSEQYGEDEAFASEQGREANDEQESPQVEENSGYFNYQTYMDKTPIARWSKQDTELFYEAVRQFGTDLSMIQQLFPGRTRRQIKLKYKKEERQHPLMLREALSTRSKDHSHFELVIERLKQMAAEEKQNSSTADSVNLMGEEEAEEETLETNEMDEEAKSEQIDGGVLGNMEPDISETQSPEKSYDSEEELLRWSQYKSEI from the exons ATGACCACGCCCCCTCCATATATTCAAGTTAGCTCTTTTATTTGGAGCTTTTATGCCTTTATTTACAAT CTCCCAATGGATGCAGACCTTTTTGATGATATATTAACGGACAATGCTGTCAAGACtg CTAGGGCTGGTGGCAACTTTCAACCTAAGGCCAAGCCATGTGGCCCCCCAcgtccaataaaaaaaaattcaggtcCATCTTcgttaccttcctctgagccaGTTCGGACTAATGATGTTTCTGAGAGCACAGCTGATGAATGTcacgaaaaggaaaaaccagCTGCTTCAG TTGATGATAGGAGCTTTGGAGTTGTAAATTGTACATCACAACACCTTGACAGTAGTGGGAATGGCAACCCAATTGCTTCTTTGGGTCCTGTTATGGACATTTTCGTGCCTGATAGCAATGAAGATTGGCATTCTTGCTTTGAAAAAACCATGGGAGAG AATTCCGACATATTCATTGGTTTGGAATCACTTGGTGATTTTCTTCCTGATTCTGCAACTGTTTTGG ATAATTCTATTCCTTCTTCTGAGGCACGAAATGTTCATATTTCTGACAGTGAGAATACAGAAGGAGGACTAGCCGATCCCCTCATTCCCAATATTTCATcacaaagtgaattttcaacAGCTCAAGATCCTTTAGCTGGCACTGATCGTATTGTTGTTACTAGCGGCGGTTGTTCAGATGATAGAAACTTGGACACAGAG GAAATGGAGACTTATCAAGTGGACTCTCTAGATATGTCTGAGCTAACAACTAGCTCTG GTCGGCGAAAATTCCAACCAAAATCAAAGATGCAGGCTCATAGACAGGGAAGTGGATCTAGTATTCCCGATCTGGATATGGTTGACCCTGTTCTCTGTCAGCAAGATTTGGAGTCTGTTCCCTCTGAAGTTGATGTTGTGGATTGCAGATCAGTTCCTGCATCACCAACAGATGATATTCTTGATGTCTCATCTGCAGGACCAAATCAGACTGCTCCAGCACAATTAACATCTGAAGTTCTGTTAGATGCAGAACCGAGCAATCTTATGGGGGCTTCCTATCAAGAAGATGGCATTCTTGTAGATCACTCGGAGGCTGTTCTTGAATTGCCTGGAAAACTG GCTTCTCGTAGGGCAAAGAGTGGAAAAGGTAAAACTCATATTGCATTAGATCATTCTCCCAAGAAGCAGTTGGCTTCAAAATCCAGCGAGACAAATGTTGGTGGTAGATCACTTAGGAGAAGAACTAAGCGTAAAAATGCGCATAACCTTGTAGACGAAtctgaggatgaggatcttgaGGATAGGGATCTGCCAGCTGAGTCTCTTAGTAATTCTGTTCTAAACGAGGATGACAACACTGATGAGGAATTTCAATTGGAAGATGATTCACAAACCAAAAAGTCGCagaaaaaatgcaagaaacctACTTTTGATAAGGAAAAACCAGCAAGAAAGCGAAAGAAGGATACTGAAGCATCAGAGCAGGCAGTCAAAGCAGCACCTAAGAAGTTCTCTCACTCTACTAGGAGGAGAAGAG TTGACAAGGCTTTATTGGAAACTCCAGAAGATGAAATTGACTTCCAGAAGGTGCCTCTTAGGGATCTTATATTGCTTGCAGAGTACAGGGAGCGGATGGCG AAAAAGGAGGCAACAACAACACCAGGACCACTTTCAAATCAGAG CAATGGTAATTGTTCTGCACGTGACAATGAGGATGGGGCAGCTGGTACTTCTGAACAGTATGGTGAAGATGAGGCCTTTGCTTCAGAACAAGGCAGAGAAGCTAATGATGAACAAGAAAGTCCTCAGGTCGAAGAAAATTCTGGCTACTTCAACTATCAGACTTACATGGACAAAACTCCAATAGCAAGATGGTCAAAGCAGGACACAGAATTATTCTATGAG GCTGTGCGACAGTTTGGAACAGACCTTTCGATGATCCAACAACTTTTTCCTGGTAGGACACGTAGGCAGATAAAGTTGAAATACAAGAAAGAAGAGCGACAGCATCCTTTGATGCTTCGTGAAGCTCTTAGTACACGTTCTAAAG ATCATTCCCATTTTGAACTAGTGATAGAGCGTCTGAAGCAAATGGCAGCCGAGGAAAAGCAAAACTCCAGTACAGCTGATTCAGTTAATTTGATGGGAGAGGAGGAAGCAGAAGAGGAGACACTTGAAACAAATGAAATG GATGAAGAAGCAAAGTCTGAACAAATTGATGGAGGAGTGCTTGGCAATATGGAGCCGGATATTTCAGAAACTCAGAGTCCTGAGAAGTCTTATGATAGCGAAGAAGAATTGCTACGTTGGAGTCAATATAAGAGCGAAATTTAA
- the LOC113708958 gene encoding uncharacterized protein isoform X2, translating into MTTPPPYIQLPMDADLFDDILTDNAVKTARAGGNFQPKAKPCGPPRPIKKNSGPSSLPSSEPVRTNDVSESTADECHEKEKPAASVDDRSFGVVNCTSQHLDSSGNGNPIASLGPVMDIFVPDSNEDWHSCFEKTMGENSDIFIGLESLGDFLPDSATVLDNSIPSSEARNVHISDSENTEGGLADPLIPNISSQSEFSTAQDPLAGTDRIVVTSGGCSDDRNLDTEEMETYQVDSLDMSELTTSSGRRKFQPKSKMQAHRQGSGSSIPDLDMVDPVLCQQDLESVPSEVDVVDCRSVPASPTDDILDVSSAGPNQTAPAQLTSEVLLDAEPSNLMGASYQEDGILVDHSEAVLELPGKLASRRAKSGKGKTHIALDHSPKKQLASKSSETNVGGRSLRRRTKRKNAHNLVDESEDEDLEDRDLPAESLSNSVLNEDDNTDEEFQLEDDSQTKKSQKKCKKPTFDKEKPARKRKKDTEASEQAVKAAPKKFSHSTRRRRVDKALLETPEDEIDFQKVPLRDLILLAEYRERMAKKEATTTPGPLSNQSNGNCSARDNEDGAAGTSEQYGEDEAFASEQGREANDEQESPQVEENSGYFNYQTYMDKTPIARWSKQDTELFYEAVRQFGTDLSMIQQLFPGRTRRQIKLKYKKEERQHPLMLREALSTRSKDHSHFELVIERLKQMAAEEKQNSSTADSVNLMGEEEAEEETLETNEMDEEAKSEQIDGGVLGNMEPDISETQSPEKSYDSEEELLRWSQYKSEI; encoded by the exons ATGACCACGCCCCCTCCATATATTCAA CTCCCAATGGATGCAGACCTTTTTGATGATATATTAACGGACAATGCTGTCAAGACtg CTAGGGCTGGTGGCAACTTTCAACCTAAGGCCAAGCCATGTGGCCCCCCAcgtccaataaaaaaaaattcaggtcCATCTTcgttaccttcctctgagccaGTTCGGACTAATGATGTTTCTGAGAGCACAGCTGATGAATGTcacgaaaaggaaaaaccagCTGCTTCAG TTGATGATAGGAGCTTTGGAGTTGTAAATTGTACATCACAACACCTTGACAGTAGTGGGAATGGCAACCCAATTGCTTCTTTGGGTCCTGTTATGGACATTTTCGTGCCTGATAGCAATGAAGATTGGCATTCTTGCTTTGAAAAAACCATGGGAGAG AATTCCGACATATTCATTGGTTTGGAATCACTTGGTGATTTTCTTCCTGATTCTGCAACTGTTTTGG ATAATTCTATTCCTTCTTCTGAGGCACGAAATGTTCATATTTCTGACAGTGAGAATACAGAAGGAGGACTAGCCGATCCCCTCATTCCCAATATTTCATcacaaagtgaattttcaacAGCTCAAGATCCTTTAGCTGGCACTGATCGTATTGTTGTTACTAGCGGCGGTTGTTCAGATGATAGAAACTTGGACACAGAG GAAATGGAGACTTATCAAGTGGACTCTCTAGATATGTCTGAGCTAACAACTAGCTCTG GTCGGCGAAAATTCCAACCAAAATCAAAGATGCAGGCTCATAGACAGGGAAGTGGATCTAGTATTCCCGATCTGGATATGGTTGACCCTGTTCTCTGTCAGCAAGATTTGGAGTCTGTTCCCTCTGAAGTTGATGTTGTGGATTGCAGATCAGTTCCTGCATCACCAACAGATGATATTCTTGATGTCTCATCTGCAGGACCAAATCAGACTGCTCCAGCACAATTAACATCTGAAGTTCTGTTAGATGCAGAACCGAGCAATCTTATGGGGGCTTCCTATCAAGAAGATGGCATTCTTGTAGATCACTCGGAGGCTGTTCTTGAATTGCCTGGAAAACTG GCTTCTCGTAGGGCAAAGAGTGGAAAAGGTAAAACTCATATTGCATTAGATCATTCTCCCAAGAAGCAGTTGGCTTCAAAATCCAGCGAGACAAATGTTGGTGGTAGATCACTTAGGAGAAGAACTAAGCGTAAAAATGCGCATAACCTTGTAGACGAAtctgaggatgaggatcttgaGGATAGGGATCTGCCAGCTGAGTCTCTTAGTAATTCTGTTCTAAACGAGGATGACAACACTGATGAGGAATTTCAATTGGAAGATGATTCACAAACCAAAAAGTCGCagaaaaaatgcaagaaacctACTTTTGATAAGGAAAAACCAGCAAGAAAGCGAAAGAAGGATACTGAAGCATCAGAGCAGGCAGTCAAAGCAGCACCTAAGAAGTTCTCTCACTCTACTAGGAGGAGAAGAG TTGACAAGGCTTTATTGGAAACTCCAGAAGATGAAATTGACTTCCAGAAGGTGCCTCTTAGGGATCTTATATTGCTTGCAGAGTACAGGGAGCGGATGGCG AAAAAGGAGGCAACAACAACACCAGGACCACTTTCAAATCAGAG CAATGGTAATTGTTCTGCACGTGACAATGAGGATGGGGCAGCTGGTACTTCTGAACAGTATGGTGAAGATGAGGCCTTTGCTTCAGAACAAGGCAGAGAAGCTAATGATGAACAAGAAAGTCCTCAGGTCGAAGAAAATTCTGGCTACTTCAACTATCAGACTTACATGGACAAAACTCCAATAGCAAGATGGTCAAAGCAGGACACAGAATTATTCTATGAG GCTGTGCGACAGTTTGGAACAGACCTTTCGATGATCCAACAACTTTTTCCTGGTAGGACACGTAGGCAGATAAAGTTGAAATACAAGAAAGAAGAGCGACAGCATCCTTTGATGCTTCGTGAAGCTCTTAGTACACGTTCTAAAG ATCATTCCCATTTTGAACTAGTGATAGAGCGTCTGAAGCAAATGGCAGCCGAGGAAAAGCAAAACTCCAGTACAGCTGATTCAGTTAATTTGATGGGAGAGGAGGAAGCAGAAGAGGAGACACTTGAAACAAATGAAATG GATGAAGAAGCAAAGTCTGAACAAATTGATGGAGGAGTGCTTGGCAATATGGAGCCGGATATTTCAGAAACTCAGAGTCCTGAGAAGTCTTATGATAGCGAAGAAGAATTGCTACGTTGGAGTCAATATAAGAGCGAAATTTAA
- the LOC113708958 gene encoding uncharacterized protein isoform X3, translated as MDADLFDDILTDNAVKTARAGGNFQPKAKPCGPPRPIKKNSGPSSLPSSEPVRTNDVSESTADECHEKEKPAASVDDRSFGVVNCTSQHLDSSGNGNPIASLGPVMDIFVPDSNEDWHSCFEKTMGENSDIFIGLESLGDFLPDSATVLDNSIPSSEARNVHISDSENTEGGLADPLIPNISSQSEFSTAQDPLAGTDRIVVTSGGCSDDRNLDTEEMETYQVDSLDMSELTTSSGRRKFQPKSKMQAHRQGSGSSIPDLDMVDPVLCQQDLESVPSEVDVVDCRSVPASPTDDILDVSSAGPNQTAPAQLTSEVLLDAEPSNLMGASYQEDGILVDHSEAVLELPGKLASRRAKSGKGKTHIALDHSPKKQLASKSSETNVGGRSLRRRTKRKNAHNLVDESEDEDLEDRDLPAESLSNSVLNEDDNTDEEFQLEDDSQTKKSQKKCKKPTFDKEKPARKRKKDTEASEQAVKAAPKKFSHSTRRRRVDKALLETPEDEIDFQKVPLRDLILLAEYRERMAKKEATTTPGPLSNQSNGNCSARDNEDGAAGTSEQYGEDEAFASEQGREANDEQESPQVEENSGYFNYQTYMDKTPIARWSKQDTELFYEAVRQFGTDLSMIQQLFPGRTRRQIKLKYKKEERQHPLMLREALSTRSKDHSHFELVIERLKQMAAEEKQNSSTADSVNLMGEEEAEEETLETNEMDEEAKSEQIDGGVLGNMEPDISETQSPEKSYDSEEELLRWSQYKSEI; from the exons ATGGATGCAGACCTTTTTGATGATATATTAACGGACAATGCTGTCAAGACtg CTAGGGCTGGTGGCAACTTTCAACCTAAGGCCAAGCCATGTGGCCCCCCAcgtccaataaaaaaaaattcaggtcCATCTTcgttaccttcctctgagccaGTTCGGACTAATGATGTTTCTGAGAGCACAGCTGATGAATGTcacgaaaaggaaaaaccagCTGCTTCAG TTGATGATAGGAGCTTTGGAGTTGTAAATTGTACATCACAACACCTTGACAGTAGTGGGAATGGCAACCCAATTGCTTCTTTGGGTCCTGTTATGGACATTTTCGTGCCTGATAGCAATGAAGATTGGCATTCTTGCTTTGAAAAAACCATGGGAGAG AATTCCGACATATTCATTGGTTTGGAATCACTTGGTGATTTTCTTCCTGATTCTGCAACTGTTTTGG ATAATTCTATTCCTTCTTCTGAGGCACGAAATGTTCATATTTCTGACAGTGAGAATACAGAAGGAGGACTAGCCGATCCCCTCATTCCCAATATTTCATcacaaagtgaattttcaacAGCTCAAGATCCTTTAGCTGGCACTGATCGTATTGTTGTTACTAGCGGCGGTTGTTCAGATGATAGAAACTTGGACACAGAG GAAATGGAGACTTATCAAGTGGACTCTCTAGATATGTCTGAGCTAACAACTAGCTCTG GTCGGCGAAAATTCCAACCAAAATCAAAGATGCAGGCTCATAGACAGGGAAGTGGATCTAGTATTCCCGATCTGGATATGGTTGACCCTGTTCTCTGTCAGCAAGATTTGGAGTCTGTTCCCTCTGAAGTTGATGTTGTGGATTGCAGATCAGTTCCTGCATCACCAACAGATGATATTCTTGATGTCTCATCTGCAGGACCAAATCAGACTGCTCCAGCACAATTAACATCTGAAGTTCTGTTAGATGCAGAACCGAGCAATCTTATGGGGGCTTCCTATCAAGAAGATGGCATTCTTGTAGATCACTCGGAGGCTGTTCTTGAATTGCCTGGAAAACTG GCTTCTCGTAGGGCAAAGAGTGGAAAAGGTAAAACTCATATTGCATTAGATCATTCTCCCAAGAAGCAGTTGGCTTCAAAATCCAGCGAGACAAATGTTGGTGGTAGATCACTTAGGAGAAGAACTAAGCGTAAAAATGCGCATAACCTTGTAGACGAAtctgaggatgaggatcttgaGGATAGGGATCTGCCAGCTGAGTCTCTTAGTAATTCTGTTCTAAACGAGGATGACAACACTGATGAGGAATTTCAATTGGAAGATGATTCACAAACCAAAAAGTCGCagaaaaaatgcaagaaacctACTTTTGATAAGGAAAAACCAGCAAGAAAGCGAAAGAAGGATACTGAAGCATCAGAGCAGGCAGTCAAAGCAGCACCTAAGAAGTTCTCTCACTCTACTAGGAGGAGAAGAG TTGACAAGGCTTTATTGGAAACTCCAGAAGATGAAATTGACTTCCAGAAGGTGCCTCTTAGGGATCTTATATTGCTTGCAGAGTACAGGGAGCGGATGGCG AAAAAGGAGGCAACAACAACACCAGGACCACTTTCAAATCAGAG CAATGGTAATTGTTCTGCACGTGACAATGAGGATGGGGCAGCTGGTACTTCTGAACAGTATGGTGAAGATGAGGCCTTTGCTTCAGAACAAGGCAGAGAAGCTAATGATGAACAAGAAAGTCCTCAGGTCGAAGAAAATTCTGGCTACTTCAACTATCAGACTTACATGGACAAAACTCCAATAGCAAGATGGTCAAAGCAGGACACAGAATTATTCTATGAG GCTGTGCGACAGTTTGGAACAGACCTTTCGATGATCCAACAACTTTTTCCTGGTAGGACACGTAGGCAGATAAAGTTGAAATACAAGAAAGAAGAGCGACAGCATCCTTTGATGCTTCGTGAAGCTCTTAGTACACGTTCTAAAG ATCATTCCCATTTTGAACTAGTGATAGAGCGTCTGAAGCAAATGGCAGCCGAGGAAAAGCAAAACTCCAGTACAGCTGATTCAGTTAATTTGATGGGAGAGGAGGAAGCAGAAGAGGAGACACTTGAAACAAATGAAATG GATGAAGAAGCAAAGTCTGAACAAATTGATGGAGGAGTGCTTGGCAATATGGAGCCGGATATTTCAGAAACTCAGAGTCCTGAGAAGTCTTATGATAGCGAAGAAGAATTGCTACGTTGGAGTCAATATAAGAGCGAAATTTAA